DNA from Thermomicrobium roseum DSM 5159:
CGACGCCCGGAATCTGCATTTCTGGGAAGCCCTTCGTGATAACGACTTTCGCGACATCGAGAAACTCTTTCGTCGGTGTCAACTTCTTGAAGACTGAAGGATCGTAATCGGTCTTGAGGAACATGTCACTACCGCTCTGATCGTCGTCCATGGACAGAACACGCCGCTCGGGGGTCAGCAGCGTCTTGAGCACCATGAAGGCCGCATCGGGATTCTTACTGAATTTCGAGATCGCGACCACCCGGCCGTAGAACATCGAATTGTAGTTTCGATACTTGCCGTTGATTTCGTATCCCGGCCACTCCGCGTAGCCGATGTTCTTCATTTTCTCGGGGCCACCGCTCTTGGCAAACCAGGAGTTCGGCGACCAGCCGAGCCGTCCGAGGTCCATGTACCACAGGATGATGGCGACGTCATTCGCGAAGACGGTCTCCATCGTTTGATTCCAGGAGAGTGAGATCGAGCCCGGTGGTGCGAAGTCGAGGAAATGCTTGAGATCGATGAGTGCTCGTGTCCCCGCATCGTTGTTCCAGCCGGGATCCAGATCCTCGGTCAACCAGTTCCCGCCTGCTGAAGCCATCATCGGCGCCCACTGCTGCTCGATGAACGCCCTGTCCCAGGTAGATGTCTGGAAGCCATAGCCGGGCTTTCCGGTCGGTCCCCAGGCCCACCCGGTAAAGAACTCCGCGATCTTGAGACACTCCTCCCACGTACGTGGCACTCGCAGGTCGAATCCATACTTCTCTTTAAACTGCTTCTGATAGTCAGGATTTTCAAAAGCATCCTTTCGATAGTACATCATGGCGACATCACCATCAACCGGTGCGGTGATGATCTTACCATGCCATTCAGAATAGAGAATACGGTAGGCATCCATGATATTGTCCCAGAGCGGTTTGGCGTTGTATTTCTGAATGAGATCGTCCAGCTCACGGATGCCCCCGGCAGCAGCCAATTCTCCGTTGTAGCGTGGGAAGATCATGTAGATATCGAACTGGCCGCCACCCGCCCGGATGTCGCGCATAGCATCCTGATAGGAGGTGGGGTCAGGTGAGTCGATGATTTGAATGGAGATGCCGTACTTCTCCTTGAGGTAGTCGAGATGATGAGTGATGATCGGATGAATCTGCCCGGGGTGGGACATGTACTTCAAGGTGACACCGTCGAAACGAGGTTCTCCCGAAACTGCCGGGGTTCCGGCAGCGGCCTGTCCTGTTGACTGGGCCGCAGGGCTCGGCGCCGGTGTCTTGCTCGCTTGCTGTTGCGAGCAGGCAGCTAGCAGCCCGACCAAGGCACCAGTTCCGGCTCGCAGGACCTCCCGCCGCGTCAAACGGTCCGCCATGCCAACTCCTCCTTTCCGCTGCGTTTGAACCAACACGCTTCCTCGCTACCGTTAAGCCGTCTCCTGAGCCGTGCGCGCGAGCAGGCGGACATAGCCGATCGCGACCAGAGACAAGAGGATCACGTAGAGCAGCGCGAGCGCGGCAGAACG
Protein-coding regions in this window:
- a CDS encoding ABC transporter substrate-binding protein, giving the protein MADRLTRREVLRAGTGALVGLLAACSQQQASKTPAPSPAAQSTGQAAAGTPAVSGEPRFDGVTLKYMSHPGQIHPIITHHLDYLKEKYGISIQIIDSPDPTSYQDAMRDIRAGGGQFDIYMIFPRYNGELAAAGGIRELDDLIQKYNAKPLWDNIMDAYRILYSEWHGKIITAPVDGDVAMMYYRKDAFENPDYQKQFKEKYGFDLRVPRTWEECLKIAEFFTGWAWGPTGKPGYGFQTSTWDRAFIEQQWAPMMASAGGNWLTEDLDPGWNNDAGTRALIDLKHFLDFAPPGSISLSWNQTMETVFANDVAIILWYMDLGRLGWSPNSWFAKSGGPEKMKNIGYAEWPGYEINGKYRNYNSMFYGRVVAISKFSKNPDAAFMVLKTLLTPERRVLSMDDDQSGSDMFLKTDYDPSVFKKLTPTKEFLDVAKVVITKGFPEMQIPGVGEYMDALQGQIHAYLTGSESDPKKALQAAAERWKEITDRYNRSKQKEYWLEVLERYRKAGLQV